The genomic window ACGAACCAGGTTCCATAGAAAGCCGCGATGCCCCACAATTTCGCACCGCTGCGGTCCGCCGTTTGATGCGGCAGCGGCGACCACAATCGCCCGACTCGCACCACACAGGCCCAAGCAAACATTGCCGGCTGCTGGCGGATCGTCTGCCTGGCAACCTCGTAGGCCAAGCGATCATCGGCGACTTCGTCTTCCACCGCCGGCGGGTCGCTGTCGCTGTCGGCGTGTTCGTCCCAAAACGTGTCGTCCAGCGGATCGGCCGCGTAACGCTCCGTCCAGGCGCGGTGAAAGGGTTCGGCATCCCAGGCCACGCCGTAGCGTCCCTCGCGGAGATAATCGTAAAACGGCGGATTGTTTCCCAGCAGCAAGGTGTAGCCGCCATGGGAGGTGGCCCATACGGGATGGCCCAACTGTTGCGAATTGCGGTAGGCCCAAGCGCTGATCGAAACCAACAGCGCAATCGCGATCACACACGCCGTCGCCAGCAGCCCGCCCTGTCGACGGCCGATGCCCAGCAGCACCAGCCAGCCACACAGCAAGACCGCCCAGATCAGAAATGTGGGACGGCAAAAGAAAGCGGCGACCAACATGCCCGCCAGCGACGCCGCCAACAGGCTTAATCGACCGCGTCGATGCGGCGTGTCCTGCACACAGCGGAGCAGCGCCAGCCACAGCATCCAGCCCCCAACGCACAACGCCACGGCCAGCGTTTCGGTCATCACATACGTCGACTGGACTAACAGAATCGGGTCGACGGCCACCAGTAGCCCGGCGACCCACCCGCCCCCGGCCCCCAACATCCGCCGCCCCAACCAATAGGTGCCGGCCACTGCAAACAGTCCCCATAACAGGTGCAGGACCAACACGCGGTAAAGATCCAGCTGGCCGTCGTCGACGCAGAACGAAAGTAACAGAGGATACAAAGGCGGGCGAAAGGCCGTCGGATGCGGCTCGCCATGCGGGCCGACCGAGCCATACACCTGATCGCTGGCCAGCGATTCGGCCAGCCAACGATAACCGTCCACATCCATCGAGAGGTTTGCGAACAAGCCGATCAAGACGGCTGCGCGAATGCACAGCGCCAACAATAACAGCGACGCCCAGCCCACCCACGGTCGACAGCAAACCGCGGTCCGCGCCGCAGAGCAATGGGGTTCAGCGGGCGGATCCGGTTCAGAAGCTGTTGCGTGCATACTTGTATTTCGAAACAGGATGCGTGAAAGTGACGGACTTCAATATATTCGCTCTCGTGCCGATGCACCCAACCCGGCGTCGATAAAAATCCTGCTGACTGAGTACCTCGTGCGACACGAAGCTCCGCTGCGAAGTGACGGATTGCAAATTGAAAAATGCAAAGTGCAAAGTGCAAAATGTCCAGTCACCAATTGCATTTTGCACTTTGGAATTTAACTGTTTCAATTCCCAATCCCGACCCCGTCCTTCACCATGCTAAACGTTCCATCAGGCCCCTCGCGGCTTAGCACGTTTGCTAGCGGGTTATATGCTGGCCGCTGGTGGTGGCTGGCCTTGGCGGCGAGCTTGTTTCTGCTGGCTCGGCCCTGGGCTTCGAGCCTGCAGATGGATCGCCGCATCGACCAGATGTTTCCCACCGCCGACGCGTCGGTCGACGCTTACCACTATCTGACCGAACACTTTGGCGGCAACGCCATCGTGTTGATGGTCTATGCGGACGACGAGCTGTACAGCGAGAAAGGCATCGAGCGCGCCGAACAGTTGGGGCAACGCGTCCGCGGCGTGCCGGGGGTGCGAGCGGTCGTTTCGATCGCTCACGTATCGAGAGCATTAGAAGACCTGCGAGCGATATCGTTGTTCGGCGACCGTGGCGGTCCGGCCCTGCTGGAATCCAGCGAGGCGACCACGGCATTTCGTCAATTGTTTGCCGGCTACACCCACAACGACGAAGGCGATCACGGAGCGATTGTGGCGATGCTGGAACCGTCCGGCACGATGGGCAGTTACGCACCGACGATCGTCGAACTGCGGCGGATCGCGGACGACTTGCCGGCTCCGTTGCCAAACGCCGTGCTGGTCGGCCAACCGGTGTTGGTCACCGAAGGGTTTTCGTTAATCGCCCGCGACGGCGCGCGACTGAGCACCACCACGGTGTGGTTGCTGTCGATCGTGTTGCTGATTTTATTTCGCAGCCTGCGATGGGTGGGGGCCGCGTTGTTGGTGATTTATTGGTCCTCGACGGTGACCCGCGGCGTGGCCGTATGGTCGGGCATGCAGCTGTCGCTGGTGTCTTCGATGTTGACCGCGATCCTGACGGTGGTGGCGGTCGCGGCGATCATTCATGTGGCCATCGGCTGGATCGCTCGCCGGCGCCGCGGCGACGACATCCGCGGCGCCAGCGAAAAAACGATCCGCCGACTGACACCGCCGATCTTCTGGGCCTGTGTCACCGACGCGGCGGGATTTGCCGCCCTGCTGGCCTCGGAGGTCGGCCCGGTGCGCGACTTCGGTTTGATGATGACGCTGGGCGTGGGCGTGGTCTTGCTGGGGCTGAGCATGATCCTGCCGGCCGTGATGTCGCTGCCGCTGGGGTCCGTTGCGATGTCTCGCGCCG from Roseimaritima ulvae includes these protein-coding regions:
- a CDS encoding ArnT family glycosyltransferase gives rise to the protein MHATASEPDPPAEPHCSAARTAVCCRPWVGWASLLLLALCIRAAVLIGLFANLSMDVDGYRWLAESLASDQVYGSVGPHGEPHPTAFRPPLYPLLLSFCVDDGQLDLYRVLVLHLLWGLFAVAGTYWLGRRMLGAGGGWVAGLLVAVDPILLVQSTYVMTETLAVALCVGGWMLWLALLRCVQDTPHRRGRLSLLAASLAGMLVAAFFCRPTFLIWAVLLCGWLVLLGIGRRQGGLLATACVIAIALLVSISAWAYRNSQQLGHPVWATSHGGYTLLLGNNPPFYDYLREGRYGVAWDAEPFHRAWTERYAADPLDDTFWDEHADSDSDPPAVEDEVADDRLAYEVARQTIRQQPAMFAWACVVRVGRLWSPLPHQTADRSGAKLWGIAAFYGTWFVAVVVGLWRLGRRLLQPAWMAGILLAIALSAVHLVYWSNMRMRAPATPLLALVAAAGLGLRNRESVDF